The DNA region tatttatatatatatatttttgtgtggaaatgacAACCCACCATTTATCAAAGTTGCATGTATTACGGAGGTCTTATACCAGCCCTGgcaaaattatggaatcaccacacttagaggatggtCACCTGGGTTTTTCCttttacttcatagcaaataaacaaagcacagatatgacacaaaacaatctTTGTTTATTGGCTGAACACTGTGGCTTTGTGAAACgtacctcaaacaagttaattgaaattcttttaattaatggcatatttttttccaggtCAAGTAAAGgtaaaaaatatggaatcactcaatgttgaggaaaatatTATGGAATcgccttgtaatttgcatttataaAACAAATACCTGCAAAAGTAATGTATATATACTACAaaagagtagtatatttcatatccagttaatgttaatatataaaaaagtttatattatatattagcagtttgatgttcaatgatgaagtagaaatgcttttgtttgtggtgagtgaatgtggaGCCTAACAGGAGTtctttttagaattcagtcaaagTTAATATTACTTAATAACactcaataagttaagaaatcttactttaatcttcagaatttagttcatgtgttaatgttaattaatgtgttttctgtttatgaggccagttactgtgaaacaacttgttgaaatggagagaatacagtttttatttgcatttctttcagaattgtggaattaattattattaatttaaaagaaggcataaaaggcagaactatcggtacgatatcggtatcggccgattaTCACTCTGAagaatcggttatcgtatcggctgagaaatttagtatcggtgcatctctccTTAAAAGTGTGCTAacagaccttaaccttggactttttgaaaggagacatggccccaacaagagagttgtcaagTGACACAATGtcaaggattataaaactccttcaagaaggaaatctaACACAGAGTGTGGaaaaagatgttggttgttcccagtcagctgtgtctaaaatttggtgcaagtagAAACGAAATAGGAAGgttataaaagaaagaaatatgagTAGACCAAGAAAGACGGCACacatcaggatagaaaactcaaagcaatattgccttgaaaatagaaaatgcacaacaaaacaaatgaaaaacaaatgagcaGAAACAGGAGTCAGTGTTTCTGATAGAACTTAAGAaatcggctgaatgaaatgggttttatgtatagaaaagccaaaggaaaaccagcactaacacctaaacagaaccgctaaagagaagcaatcatggagtgtggatgatcagatgaaagtgatattcagtgatgaataaGGAATCTGCATTGGCCAAAGTAATGAACGTGGAAATTTTGTCTGGtgccgttctaatgaaacatataaagattaCTGCCTGAAGAAGACAATCACATTTACCCAGTCATTTTTGATATGGGGTTTCAGGTCAGGTAAAGGAacaggggagacctcaacagtcagtgcacaggtgtacattgaaattttggacacttttctcattccatcgatagaaaataggtttggcgCTGATGATAATGCACCTTGCCACAGAGTAAAGAGTGTTCAATCCAAGTCAATTcaaatcaattttatttgtatagcatgttttacaatggacattgtctcaaagcagttgtacagaaacatattaaacacaggatacagattttaagtgtgtgaatttatccctattgagcgagccggtggtgactgtggtgaggaaaaactccctaagatgatatgaggaagaaaccttgagaggaaccagactcagaagggaacccatcctcatctgggtaacgacggatagtgtgaaagtaaaagaaaaagtaaaagaaagttcattacggtttgtacatgaagtctatttgttgaactagtccactagTCCAGTGTTAAagcatttcttcaggaaaggcatatcaacttaatgacatggccagcaaacagtctggATCTCAGTTTGATTGAAAATGTACggtggaaatataaataaaattggtccATGACCAGGCTCCATCATGCAGAGCTGAGCAGTCAACTGCTATTCAAAAAGGTTTGGGACCAACTTGATAGAGagtattgtttttcattagggAAAtctaatgaaaagaaaagaattcagGCAGTCATAAAATGCCTGTggaggagcaaaaaaaaactaattcttttttgatgattccataatttttcctctacttgatctggaaaaaatatgccattaattacaataattttgatttgtttgaggtatgtttcatgaagccaggatgttcagctattaaagaAACATTggtttgtgtcatatctgtgattttgtttatttgccaagaagtaaaaaaaaaaaaaacaacaacagcaacaacaacaacaacaacaaaaaaacaggaaagCCAGGTCAACAtactctaagtgtggtgatttacataatttttgcCTGGAGTTGTAGTTATTAGCTAATTTTACTGGTCATTTCaactgaatgggtttaatccaaacaggTATTCTATTTACAATCAGCAAAACCAATGTATTCGAATATGCACTTCTACTCAACATtgcttatttattcatgtatttttgaTTTTTCCATCAAGATATTGACTGATATTGTCTTATAATTACACCggttataaaaatataaaactgtaaaaacatAGTGGAATGATGGTCATGGGTGATAAAAAACAAATCTATATTCTTTACagaaacagtaataaaaatacacatctcATAATGTTATCTTAGAAACGGTGAGGTATTTGGTCTGTGAGTTATGCCCTGCACCATCATTGAAGAGGTTTTAAATGCTGCACTGAGCTGTTAGGTCGTGGTCAGTTCCTCCATGACATCTTTTGCATGTTTCCACAAGGCAGCTACCAGAAGCTGAGCAGCTATTTTGCTGTTTGTGTACTCCAGAACTTTCCTCATCTTGGCCTGCTCTGTCTTCTCAGCTTGCACGTTTGCCGCCATTTCATTAGTGAAGTGAAGGTCATCAACTATTCTATCAACAGTTTTTACATTATCAATAAGTTCACCCCGGTTCTTCCTCAGAAATTCCTGATTATCTGGAgtataataaaagaagaaaggagTGAAGAGCagaaggaagagaaggagaaattCATTATGAAATTACTTTCGATCGAAAGTGTAATGTATACCAAAGCCTTTTATAGTGCGACTTGGTCTTTTTTCACGAATGCTTTAGATGATGTCAGTGGATCAGGAGTTACCTAGTTCTCGGTCTGAGAAACCGCTTCTCAGCGGTTTCTCATCAGTCCTTTTTTGAAAATTAGTATTCATGTTCATACTGAGGCTAGAAATCTGAGAGCCGCTTATCATAGGGACGTAAACACTGCTGCCATCAGTTGCAGAAATATTCACAGAGCTACCTGTTGATGAAAAAAAGATTTGCATTATAACTTCCAGTGAGCATCCACATACACCAGCATGGCTTTGGattcttaaaaatgaaatattcatgGTATACATGGTATGGTCATTATACACACCTGAGCTTTGGCCAGAGTGCTGTGgagctgcttttatttctgtgagaaagaggaaagaagaCATTGTGTGAAATAATATTTAGCTATTACATTCATCCAGATACCAGTCATTCTATATTTTGCATAGGGGGAAAAGTGATTGTTGCAGTGTTGGGAATGTTACTTAATATATGCAAAGTATATTATTACTTTGTTTTAATAGAGAAGCTATAAAAAGTCTTGATTAATGAATAGCTTGCTTGAAAGGATATATACTGCAGATGTTACCTGTTTGCATGATGCCATTCAGATAAGCTAATTGTTGGCTATTTGCGGTAataatttgttagaaaatagaATACAAAAGCATTTGTGAGTGAAATATTCCCTAAGTACCTAATAATGACTAGAAGGAGAACAATAATCTGAAATGTTATGCAGATTTAAACACAGAGGTGATTAGTTTTATTCAGTAACATATTATGTTCAGATTG from Ictalurus furcatus strain D&B chromosome 6, Billie_1.0, whole genome shotgun sequence includes:
- the LOC128609075 gene encoding uncharacterized protein LOC128609075 isoform X2, translated to MDIITSNKVKLIKWLRVDEYILQHVQCRKLITMDEYTKLKNLSNPGTQITELLDLMLQKGQSVCMDFLKLLKEDDVNESSPELKKWITSVNTCLEIKAAPQIAGQSSGSSVNITEDDTSSVYVPIISGEIKAAPQHSGQSSGSSVNISATDGSSVYVPMISGSQISSLSMNMNTNFQKRTDEKPLRSGFSDRELDNQEFLRKNRGELIDNVKTVDRIVDDLHFTNEMAANVQAEKTEQAKMRKVLEYTNSKIAAQLLVAALWKHAKDVMEELTTT